A genomic region of Gossypium hirsutum isolate 1008001.06 chromosome D01, Gossypium_hirsutum_v2.1, whole genome shotgun sequence contains the following coding sequences:
- the LOC107939176 gene encoding ATP synthase mitochondrial F1 complex assembly factor 1, translated as MQRLASRITVTAKVSSSLRTIILKETPSSSSWLSIRCFSAFSSQQRVTEKEAIPGDLLKWGSLGFCRTSRFASGFKPLEPKPLDSIMDLNRSKNRSPEDLASIWDDYHLGRGHIGLTMKAKLYRLLEQRGSDCRYFVVPLWRGSGYTTMFGQVQLPYMLFTGLEDYKARGTQASPYFTASFYTEFAESKDLVLIRGDIVFTSKLTDEEAKWLLETTQSFYLNDVRYKLVECFNKEPRDFEFKDVLRALDMPIL; from the exons ATGCAACGGTTAGCATCAAGAATCACCGTTACCGCGAAAGTTTCCTCGTCACTAAGAACTATCATCTTGAAAGAAacaccttcttcttcttcttggctTTCAATTCGCTGCTTCTCTGCCTTCTCTTCGCAGCAACGTGTCACGGAAAAAGAAGCAATCCCAGGAGATTTATTGAAATGGGGTTCGCTCGGTTTTTGCAGGACTTCGAGATTTGCATCTGGGTTCAAGCCTTTAGAACCCAAGCCATTGGATTCCATCATGGATTTGAACAGATCAAAGAACCGTTCACCTGAGGACCTTGCTTCTATTTGGGATGAT TATCACTTGGGAAGAGGTCATATTGGGTTGACCATGAAGGCAAAACTTTACCGTTTATTGGAACAAAGAGGCTCAGATTG CCGGTATTTTGTCGTTCCTTTGTGGAGAGGAAGTGGTTATACAACAATGTTTGGTCAAG TGCAATTGCCATACATGCTTTTCACTGGTCTCGAAGATTATAAAGCAAGAGGAACTCAAGCATCTCCTTACTTCACTGCATCCTTTTACACAGAATTTGCGGAAAGCAAGGACTTGGTACTTATCCGTGGAGATATTGTTTTCACCAGCAAACTTACTGATGAGGAAGCAAAGTGGCTCTTAGAAACCACTCAATCTTTTTATCTTAATGATGTGAGGTACAAGCTGGTTGAATGTTTCAATAAAGAACCACGGGATTTTGAGTTTAAGGATGTCTTACGAGCTTTAGACATGCCCATTCTGTAA